A window from Leptospira meyeri encodes these proteins:
- a CDS encoding YciI family protein translates to MEDYLILMRLDLLTKEAQPSPEQLQVYMKQYQEWVDGILAQKKFKSGTALSTEGRVIQSNQIITDGPFVETKESLAGFIIISAENFDDAVQIAKGCPILMGEGNSVEVRKVVGIHKQE, encoded by the coding sequence ATGGAAGATTACTTAATTTTGATGCGGTTAGATTTACTTACAAAAGAAGCACAACCTTCACCTGAACAATTACAAGTTTATATGAAACAATATCAGGAATGGGTGGACGGAATTCTTGCCCAAAAAAAATTCAAATCAGGAACTGCTTTATCTACGGAAGGTAGAGTGATCCAATCTAATCAGATCATTACAGATGGACCATTTGTCGAAACAAAAGAATCCCTTGCTGGTTTTATCATTATTTCTGCTGAAAACTTCGATGATGCCGTTCAAATTGCAAAAGGTTGTCCCATTTTAATGGGTGAAGGAAATAGTGTTGAAGTTCGGAAAGTGGTGGGCATTCATAAACAAGAGTAA
- a CDS encoding alpha/beta fold hydrolase, translating into MIPVLVGIGIWSASNQILFPKWKGITKDFRECSLDGERVWGKSCGNLRLTKDKWFQEISIPSLNGNDLPGWFVPTRKNGISLHKGVVLFIHGGGSDRRELSRFIPFYLNQGFDVLSFDLSCHGEAPCLFPGLSFGNRESRDVLSAYLYVNQKYSNILMVGSSVGASSILIALPFLNGVKAVILENPMFSFERLILDSPESKVLPKWMVETLIGLVMSRGKFDSLASPENSLPFARNVPVIIIHSRKDSVVPYQHSESLAKLYSGPSEVWFPDFGSHGFIWDTNRSEYESRVRNFIRRNINQ; encoded by the coding sequence ATGATTCCTGTTCTGGTTGGTATTGGAATCTGGTCGGCAAGCAATCAGATCTTGTTTCCCAAATGGAAGGGAATCACAAAAGACTTTCGGGAGTGTAGTTTGGATGGCGAAAGGGTTTGGGGAAAATCTTGTGGGAATCTTCGACTAACAAAAGATAAATGGTTTCAAGAGATATCGATCCCATCCTTAAATGGGAATGATTTACCTGGATGGTTTGTCCCTACTCGAAAAAATGGGATATCCCTTCATAAGGGAGTAGTTCTTTTCATACATGGTGGAGGTTCTGATCGGAGGGAACTTTCACGATTCATCCCTTTTTATCTGAACCAGGGTTTCGATGTTCTCAGCTTTGATCTTTCTTGTCATGGTGAAGCACCTTGTCTTTTCCCAGGTTTAAGTTTTGGGAATCGAGAATCTCGAGATGTTTTATCTGCCTATTTATATGTGAATCAAAAATATAGTAATATTTTAATGGTTGGTTCTTCGGTTGGTGCTTCTTCTATATTAATCGCCCTTCCTTTTTTGAACGGTGTAAAAGCTGTGATTTTGGAAAATCCTATGTTTAGTTTCGAAAGATTGATTTTGGATTCGCCCGAATCGAAAGTCCTACCAAAATGGATGGTAGAAACATTGATTGGTCTTGTGATGAGTAGAGGCAAATTCGATTCATTAGCGAGTCCTGAAAATTCTTTACCTTTTGCTCGCAATGTGCCCGTAATCATCATTCATAGCAGAAAAGATTCGGTTGTACCTTATCAACATTCGGAGTCACTAGCAAAACTCTATTCAGGTCCGAGCGAAGTTTGGTTTCCAGATTTTGGTTCTCACGGATTTATTTGGGATACAAATCGATCTGAATATGAATCTAGAGTTCGGAATTTTATTAGAAGAAATATCAATCAATAA
- a CDS encoding DUF2569 domain-containing protein, whose translation MSGEENLKGLKGWLFLVGLGLIVYPVRLTFVMGPLFYNILTDGSYEYLTTPGTESYHPLWKPLLIFEGTFNGLMILFSFFLTYLFFRKHYQFPKVYIVFTILPVILLPLDAWLGSLVLKDEPMFDLETSKEIVRSIVGAVIWIPYMFLSKRVKATFVEEKPETVKTEL comes from the coding sequence ATGAGCGGAGAAGAGAATTTGAAGGGCCTCAAAGGTTGGCTTTTCCTTGTTGGGTTAGGTCTCATTGTTTATCCCGTTAGACTTACTTTTGTAATGGGGCCTTTGTTTTATAATATTCTAACTGATGGAAGTTATGAATATCTTACAACTCCTGGCACAGAATCCTATCATCCGTTATGGAAACCTCTTTTGATTTTTGAAGGAACTTTTAATGGATTGATGATATTATTTTCATTCTTTCTAACATATCTCTTTTTTAGAAAACATTATCAATTTCCTAAAGTATATATCGTTTTTACAATTCTTCCAGTGATTCTGCTACCATTGGATGCTTGGCTTGGTTCTCTTGTCTTAAAGGATGAGCCAATGTTTGACCTAGAAACCTCAAAAGAAATCGTTCGATCTATAGTTGGTGCTGTCATTTGGATTCCATATATGTTCCTTTCCAAACGGGTAAAGGCAACTTTTGTAGAAGAAAAACCGGAAACTGTAAAAACGGAACTCTAG
- a CDS encoding M16 family metallopeptidase translates to MFLFRNEYKYLVFFIALLQLRCNTLLNLFSEPFYVHEYHLENGLSVYLSVNPNEPVVKTSILVNAGSANDPDDATGLAHYLEHLMFKGTSQIGTTDYLREKPLLDQIENLYEDYRQTTNGDQRKHIYSNIDKLSLEAGKFVIPNEFSRIQSLMGIFQANAFTSNDRTYYVATVPANQIKNFLHLEWERFKDPVFRTFHTELESVFEERNLRVTNVQSNLFKQYYKIMFPSHPYGEKIPIGTDEHLKNPSIKKIQTFYKEHYIPSKMAICMSGDLNPDEVLEEIKKTFGSMPSKAESIQLNIPEHKPQESTNQIVLNSKKKIYLFGIKVPKQTPKIFAEANTIALLLANGYNGLLDESLFYSQKANSVSVSITEWKDYFLLNIWVEPSKGISLKETKEYILSAFQKIESSDITEEMFQSVKNNQRLNLIKKKDDNEFRLNEISEAFLANWGYGKLQEKFQSINQTKREDLSDFVKNFVNQNIVSIETIPGSSNFVYITKPPISKLEFSKEEESKFKKEFSTDPDHSISPEFANFDLIQSKVYPNGNQIIYQKNKENSLFKFKMIIEHGAWISPYLGIAIDYWKHLGTDLYTASALSTKFYLLGSSVSIETNGETLEIVMEGEDEQFVSSFRLLEHSIKSVASSKEVWDQLLINHLQYLELQREEESEIDSALHNYSLFGKNSLRFFQANRSELVKFKSSDAIDLLGDLLKYKSKITYYGKLDFNMLENNVFREYTNLPKTIDPSLLSKKQFRTNQETTFYVLPRKRPHVELTYFSTAFLPSSVNLAHFSIYNSLYAGLSSPFFTTMREQTGNAYAADVFISMPEFEKDPVLWLANLSCQADKLSNCLYDAKASLESPNITERRFVEAKISAIHSASTIRKSHSYLIDEFNRSSRLGFTDDLDKLMYESLNEIQWKDFIGFTKNIARGSSFQISLIGDPKKFNRQSLKSLGRVEELTESAIIGR, encoded by the coding sequence ATGTTTCTTTTTCGCAACGAATACAAATACTTAGTTTTTTTTATCGCCTTATTGCAACTTCGCTGCAACACCCTTTTGAATCTTTTTTCAGAGCCATTTTATGTGCATGAGTATCATTTAGAAAATGGCCTATCCGTTTACCTCAGCGTCAATCCCAATGAACCCGTCGTCAAAACATCCATTTTAGTCAATGCTGGTTCGGCCAATGATCCGGACGATGCCACAGGTCTTGCCCATTATTTAGAACATTTGATGTTTAAAGGTACAAGCCAAATTGGTACGACAGATTATTTGCGCGAAAAACCTCTTCTTGACCAAATTGAAAATTTATACGAAGATTATCGCCAAACAACAAACGGAGATCAGCGCAAACATATATATTCCAACATTGATAAACTTTCTCTCGAAGCCGGAAAGTTTGTGATTCCAAATGAGTTTTCTAGAATACAAAGTCTCATGGGAATATTCCAAGCCAATGCTTTCACATCCAATGATAGAACTTATTATGTAGCAACAGTCCCTGCGAATCAGATTAAAAACTTTTTACATTTAGAATGGGAAAGATTTAAAGACCCCGTATTTCGTACTTTCCATACCGAACTAGAATCAGTTTTCGAAGAGAGAAATTTGCGAGTCACGAATGTTCAATCAAATTTATTTAAACAGTATTATAAGATTATGTTTCCCTCCCATCCTTATGGAGAAAAAATTCCCATTGGAACTGACGAACATTTAAAAAACCCATCCATAAAAAAAATCCAAACTTTCTATAAAGAACACTATATCCCATCCAAAATGGCAATTTGTATGTCAGGAGATCTTAATCCAGACGAAGTCCTAGAAGAAATTAAAAAGACATTTGGCTCCATGCCATCTAAAGCAGAATCAATTCAGCTAAACATACCTGAACACAAACCACAAGAATCTACGAATCAAATTGTTTTAAACTCCAAAAAAAAGATATATCTCTTTGGGATCAAAGTCCCAAAACAAACACCCAAAATTTTTGCAGAAGCAAATACCATCGCACTACTACTTGCGAATGGATATAACGGCTTATTAGATGAAAGTTTATTTTACTCACAAAAAGCAAACTCCGTATCTGTATCAATAACAGAATGGAAAGATTATTTTTTACTTAATATTTGGGTTGAGCCAAGCAAAGGGATATCTTTAAAGGAAACAAAAGAATACATTTTGTCTGCTTTTCAGAAAATCGAAAGTTCAGATATTACAGAGGAAATGTTTCAATCCGTAAAAAATAACCAACGTTTGAACTTAATCAAAAAGAAAGATGACAATGAGTTTCGTTTGAATGAAATCTCCGAAGCATTTTTAGCGAATTGGGGTTATGGAAAGTTGCAAGAAAAGTTCCAATCGATCAATCAAACAAAACGTGAGGATTTAAGTGACTTTGTAAAGAATTTCGTGAATCAAAACATTGTATCAATAGAAACCATTCCAGGATCTTCAAACTTTGTTTACATAACGAAGCCACCTATATCAAAATTGGAATTCAGCAAAGAAGAAGAGTCAAAATTCAAAAAGGAATTTTCAACGGACCCAGATCATTCAATTTCACCTGAGTTTGCAAATTTCGATTTAATCCAATCAAAGGTATACCCAAATGGTAACCAAATCATTTACCAAAAAAACAAAGAAAACTCTTTATTTAAATTCAAAATGATCATTGAACATGGTGCTTGGATTAGTCCTTACCTGGGAATCGCAATCGATTATTGGAAACATTTAGGTACTGATTTATACACAGCAAGTGCTCTTTCGACAAAGTTTTATCTTTTGGGAAGCTCTGTTTCCATTGAAACAAATGGAGAAACTCTTGAGATTGTTATGGAAGGTGAAGACGAACAATTTGTTTCTTCATTTCGATTATTAGAGCATTCAATCAAATCAGTTGCTTCCTCAAAAGAAGTATGGGATCAACTTCTAATCAATCATCTTCAATATTTAGAACTCCAAAGGGAAGAAGAAAGTGAAATCGATTCAGCACTACACAATTATTCGTTATTTGGGAAAAATAGCTTAAGGTTTTTCCAAGCAAATCGATCTGAGTTAGTAAAGTTTAAATCCTCGGATGCAATCGATCTCTTAGGCGATCTATTGAAGTATAAATCGAAAATCACTTATTATGGTAAATTAGATTTTAATATGCTTGAAAACAACGTATTTCGAGAATACACCAATCTTCCAAAAACCATTGATCCAAGTCTTTTATCAAAAAAACAATTTAGGACTAACCAAGAGACAACCTTCTACGTTCTTCCAAGAAAAAGGCCACATGTAGAACTTACATATTTTTCTACCGCATTTTTACCGTCTTCGGTTAATTTAGCTCACTTTTCAATATATAACTCATTGTATGCGGGGTTGTCGTCGCCATTTTTTACAACAATGAGAGAACAAACTGGAAATGCTTATGCTGCCGATGTATTCATCAGTATGCCTGAATTTGAAAAAGATCCGGTTTTATGGCTTGCAAATCTTTCCTGCCAAGCGGACAAACTTTCCAATTGTTTGTATGATGCAAAGGCCAGCCTTGAATCTCCCAACATAACAGAACGTCGGTTTGTTGAGGCAAAGATTTCGGCAATCCATTCCGCCAGTACAATCCGTAAATCACATAGTTATTTAATTGATGAGTTTAATCGATCTTCACGTTTAGGATTTACAGATGATTTAGACAAACTTATGTATGAATCCTTAAACGAAATCCAATGGAAAGATTTTATTGGCTTTACAAAAAACATCGCCAGAGGAAGTTCCTTCCAAATATCGCTCATTGGAGATCCTAAAAAATTTAATCGCCAAAGTTTAAAATCACTCGGAAGAGTGGAGGAACTCACTGAATCGGCAATCATTGGTAGATAG